From one Peredibacter starrii genomic stretch:
- a CDS encoding HNH endonuclease, protein MRLKHLANKILLGDTKKLVSAERSATTKLLHHLKEIERRKLYCDLKYSSLFAYCVHELGYSEGAAQRRIVAARALAEMPEIEAKIEDGSLNLTNISLVNQFIEDPNERREVLKEVENLTKNECEKKLFEITGKEDKPKDKKKRVSKDKIQVAFVLTDETMAYVEKLKDLIGKDLDMDQLVQFMAKEAIKAVEKSKFKQTKPRQSLSPAKVGRAIPASVKRDVYARDKKCTNCGSVRNLHYDHILPFSMGGPSSNDNLRILCSPCNQRARIRAGLTRPETKHELRG, encoded by the coding sequence ATGAGACTAAAACATCTTGCAAATAAAATTTTACTGGGTGACACAAAAAAGTTAGTGAGCGCTGAAAGAAGTGCCACGACTAAACTTCTTCATCACTTGAAAGAAATAGAGAGAAGAAAGCTCTATTGCGACTTAAAATATTCGTCGCTTTTCGCTTATTGCGTACATGAATTAGGTTATTCAGAAGGCGCGGCCCAAAGACGAATCGTTGCCGCTCGAGCGTTGGCAGAAATGCCCGAGATTGAAGCAAAAATCGAAGATGGAAGCTTAAATCTCACGAATATTTCATTAGTGAATCAATTCATTGAAGATCCAAATGAACGTCGTGAGGTTTTGAAAGAAGTCGAGAATTTGACTAAGAACGAATGTGAGAAAAAGCTTTTTGAAATAACTGGCAAAGAAGACAAACCAAAAGATAAAAAGAAACGTGTTTCAAAAGATAAAATACAAGTCGCATTTGTTTTGACTGATGAAACGATGGCATATGTTGAAAAACTTAAAGACCTAATCGGCAAAGATCTCGACATGGATCAGCTCGTGCAATTTATGGCGAAAGAGGCCATCAAGGCTGTGGAGAAATCTAAATTCAAACAGACCAAACCGAGACAATCACTTTCGCCAGCGAAAGTAGGAAGAGCAATTCCAGCTTCCGTAAAAAGAGACGTGTACGCGCGAGATAAAAAATGCACCAACTGCGGTTCTGTTCGCAATTTACATTATGACCATATTCTTCCCTTTTCAATGGGAGGACCAAGTAGCAACGATAATCTGAGAATATTATGCTCACCCTGCAATCAGCGAGCAAGAATAAGGGCGGGATTGACCCGCCCTGAAACTAAGCACGAACTTCGCGGTTGA
- a CDS encoding DMT family transporter has product MNLERKSSLYILVACLLWALDLLVRYPISLKMGYVSIVFIESFIGLFLVTPWLIKNGRKELAKFSKNDWILAVFLGGIGMSVAGYLSTACIQKASPGTFSFFQIFQPFFVIFMAGILLKEKLDNQYLYWGIWVLLSAVLIFSQDLELMFTSQEMIVGDFLIALSTMLIWGLCTIAAKKLLQKHSPEALVAVRWAFAFIFAVIILLGEKERPAFDILFQWEVGIRFLFIGAIAGIASMYFYYSGLKNLPAGKVSIFELSFPAFGMIFSAIYTFESLTIFQIVGATSFFMFILFMLSRQESERATVKTR; this is encoded by the coding sequence ATGAATTTGGAACGCAAGAGTTCACTCTACATTTTGGTAGCTTGTTTGCTGTGGGCATTGGACCTGCTGGTTCGTTATCCCATCTCGCTTAAAATGGGTTACGTGAGCATTGTGTTCATCGAGAGCTTTATTGGTTTATTCCTCGTTACTCCGTGGCTCATCAAAAATGGTAGAAAAGAGCTCGCAAAATTTTCTAAGAACGATTGGATTTTGGCGGTCTTTTTGGGTGGTATTGGAATGAGTGTGGCGGGATATTTATCGACTGCCTGTATTCAAAAGGCCTCACCGGGGACATTTTCATTCTTTCAGATTTTTCAGCCATTCTTTGTGATTTTTATGGCGGGAATTCTACTGAAGGAAAAGCTAGATAATCAATATCTGTACTGGGGAATTTGGGTGCTTCTAAGTGCGGTTCTGATTTTTTCTCAGGATCTGGAACTTATGTTTACGAGCCAGGAAATGATTGTTGGTGATTTTCTGATTGCGCTTTCGACCATGCTGATTTGGGGCCTTTGTACGATTGCTGCGAAAAAGCTTTTGCAAAAGCATAGTCCAGAAGCACTAGTGGCCGTGAGATGGGCATTTGCATTTATCTTTGCGGTGATAATTCTTTTGGGTGAAAAAGAGCGACCGGCATTTGATATTCTTTTCCAGTGGGAAGTGGGAATTAGATTTTTATTTATTGGAGCGATTGCAGGAATTGCGTCGATGTACTTTTACTATTCAGGACTTAAAAATCTTCCGGCCGGAAAAGTTTCAATTTTTGAACTTTCTTTCCCGGCGTTTGGAATGATTTTTTCGGCGATTTATACTTTTGAAAGCCTGACGATTTTTCAAATCGTAGGAGCTACTTCATTCTTTATGTTCATTCTGTTCATGCTTTCGAGGCAGGAATCAGAGCGAGCCACCGTAAAAACACGTTAA
- a CDS encoding LD-carboxypeptidase: protein MKKSTWQFLEKNDIVDIIAPASNSPLEKMDNGIEWVRSVGLIPRVQPGMINTDVFFAAPLKTQLEHLKNAIYSDSKAIWCLRGGYGSMRLIPHLLKLRPPKRPKLFVGFSDITSLHMFFNKQWNWPTIHGRTISQLSPENKNTVDRKFLTQMIYGERQERVFKNLKPLNDLARDTKLVKGSIVGGNLRIIQSSLGTAWELDAKGKILFIEDVAERGYSIDRMLEQMVQAKLIDKGLKAVVFGDFTEGLEKDGRDLSLVAMKRFAARVPYPVLKGLPCGHGHKLNYPLPFNTNTILKLGAKPELTCFYGGSL from the coding sequence ATGAAAAAATCTACTTGGCAGTTCCTCGAAAAAAACGACATCGTCGACATTATTGCTCCCGCTTCCAACTCTCCTTTGGAGAAAATGGACAATGGAATTGAGTGGGTCCGCTCTGTTGGACTTATTCCTCGCGTGCAACCTGGCATGATCAACACTGACGTGTTCTTCGCTGCTCCTTTAAAAACTCAACTTGAGCATTTAAAAAACGCCATCTACTCCGACTCCAAGGCCATTTGGTGCCTTCGCGGCGGTTACGGCAGTATGCGCCTGATCCCTCACCTCCTGAAGCTTCGTCCGCCAAAAAGACCAAAGCTCTTCGTAGGGTTCAGTGACATCACTTCCCTTCACATGTTTTTCAACAAGCAGTGGAACTGGCCCACCATTCATGGACGCACGATTAGCCAGCTCTCTCCTGAGAACAAAAATACCGTGGATCGCAAATTTTTGACCCAAATGATCTACGGCGAACGTCAGGAACGCGTGTTCAAAAATCTCAAACCATTGAACGATCTCGCCCGCGATACCAAACTCGTGAAGGGTTCAATCGTGGGCGGAAACCTGCGCATTATTCAGTCTTCCCTTGGTACCGCTTGGGAACTTGATGCTAAAGGAAAAATCCTTTTCATCGAGGACGTGGCGGAACGTGGCTACTCTATCGATCGCATGCTTGAACAAATGGTTCAGGCAAAACTCATCGATAAGGGCCTCAAGGCCGTGGTCTTTGGAGATTTCACAGAGGGATTGGAAAAAGACGGTCGTGATCTTTCACTCGTGGCAATGAAACGATTTGCTGCCCGCGTGCCTTACCCAGTGCTTAAGGGTCTGCCTTGTGGCCACGGACATAAACTCAATTATCCACTTCCATTCAACACCAACACAATTTTAAAACTGGGTGCTAAACCCGAATTAACGTGTTTTTACGGTGGCTCGCTCTGA
- a CDS encoding HAD family hydrolase, giving the protein MKSLSDKLKELSLFIEAHEIRSVSFDIDGTLYPLKTVEARWRKNFFRSPIRSLRFLQIRKKWENRRKGQMVEILPSDVAEFETYLESLLDETLVPLELRLWLRSLQKDVYFLTDHGGAVKLRKLGLEGTVIDCLKETQELKPHPRISEILKGKYGIVPERHLHLGDRWTDEAQAKLLGSYFQYLKP; this is encoded by the coding sequence ATGAAAAGCCTCTCCGATAAATTAAAAGAGCTGAGTCTCTTTATCGAAGCTCACGAGATTCGTTCGGTATCCTTTGATATCGATGGAACACTTTATCCTTTGAAAACGGTGGAAGCTCGTTGGAGAAAAAACTTTTTCCGCTCACCAATTCGCTCTCTGCGCTTTCTTCAAATCAGAAAGAAATGGGAGAACCGCCGTAAAGGTCAGATGGTTGAGATTCTTCCTTCTGACGTTGCTGAATTTGAGACCTATCTCGAATCACTTTTGGATGAAACACTGGTCCCGCTTGAACTTCGTCTTTGGCTTCGTTCACTCCAGAAGGACGTCTACTTTCTAACCGATCACGGAGGTGCCGTGAAGCTCAGAAAACTGGGCCTAGAAGGTACTGTCATCGATTGCTTAAAAGAGACCCAGGAACTTAAACCTCACCCTAGGATTTCCGAGATTCTTAAAGGAAAGTACGGCATCGTACCGGAAAGACATCTGCACCTCGGAGACCGCTGGACAGATGAAGCCCAGGCGAAGCTTCTGGGTTCCTATTTTCAATACCTTAAACCATAA
- a CDS encoding GH3 family domain-containing protein, with the protein MNSIRNAFLRELLRIVFFFLAKVIQVENWLVRKRNNHFSSNTMPSGFENQKERLQRMARQSGEKIFIAQTSGTRNVPKTVPYTATRMKLVQKTFLKSMITLTSPYRGRKTFFVFSSVDDDSSLTSGMLQDKEPNLVELLQAPYRFLTTPAGHQLRREIGLLSTRVALIAVTSPRFFYATNPSTLTHFLDEVQNEWPLIRESLKKCLKNSELLRLTDGSQRLEKLIQEEKFSLEALAPDLIGMITWDGGYVAPFLERLREKYPKLVFIPMYSMSTETIETLPHRVKGKLHFLPTMKGVAPEFLKDGEIVRELEVNETYTLIISDIWGLDRYDTQDEFEVVGFVNGLPDLRFKRRRNVTASMTGEKISEDQCLLLYQKLRKRFGLEDLYLSLYGRMLGDQAQYVLNLIGPKKEFPQLEVAANEILCSINSEYSSKIQSGRLLPLKVEALSVSAFAELMGQKVKWESQFKVMPLYEKPLR; encoded by the coding sequence ATGAACTCGATTCGTAATGCTTTTCTAAGAGAACTCTTACGAATTGTTTTCTTTTTCTTGGCGAAAGTCATTCAGGTAGAAAATTGGCTCGTACGTAAGCGGAACAATCACTTCTCTTCCAATACTATGCCCTCTGGGTTTGAAAATCAAAAAGAGCGCCTCCAAAGAATGGCCCGCCAAAGCGGTGAGAAAATCTTTATTGCACAAACCTCCGGCACGAGAAATGTTCCGAAGACCGTTCCCTACACTGCCACTCGAATGAAACTCGTGCAGAAAACGTTTCTTAAAAGTATGATCACTTTGACTTCTCCTTATAGAGGACGAAAGACCTTCTTTGTCTTTTCCTCGGTAGACGATGATTCATCTCTTACCTCAGGTATGCTTCAAGACAAGGAACCAAATTTGGTGGAGCTCTTGCAGGCCCCTTACCGTTTTCTGACCACTCCCGCGGGCCATCAACTTCGTCGCGAAATTGGTCTTCTTTCAACCCGAGTGGCACTTATTGCGGTGACCTCTCCTCGATTTTTCTACGCCACCAATCCTTCAACTCTGACGCATTTTTTAGATGAAGTTCAAAATGAATGGCCCCTCATTCGAGAGAGCTTAAAGAAGTGTTTAAAGAATTCAGAACTCCTGCGTCTCACTGATGGTTCTCAGCGTTTAGAAAAACTCATCCAAGAAGAGAAATTTTCTCTTGAGGCGCTCGCTCCTGATCTCATAGGTATGATTACCTGGGACGGTGGTTACGTGGCCCCTTTTCTGGAAAGACTGCGAGAGAAATATCCGAAACTAGTTTTCATTCCGATGTATTCGATGAGCACAGAAACCATCGAGACTCTCCCTCATCGCGTGAAAGGGAAATTGCATTTTCTTCCGACGATGAAAGGTGTGGCGCCAGAGTTTTTAAAAGACGGAGAGATCGTTCGCGAATTGGAAGTAAATGAGACCTACACTCTTATTATCAGCGACATTTGGGGACTTGATCGATACGATACTCAGGATGAATTTGAAGTTGTTGGTTTTGTGAATGGGCTACCTGACCTTCGCTTCAAACGTCGAAGAAATGTCACGGCCTCAATGACAGGAGAGAAAATCTCTGAAGATCAGTGCCTTCTTCTCTATCAGAAACTACGAAAACGTTTTGGTCTGGAAGACCTTTACCTTTCATTATATGGCCGCATGCTTGGCGATCAGGCCCAATACGTTTTGAATTTAATTGGACCAAAGAAAGAGTTCCCCCAACTTGAAGTAGCTGCGAACGAAATTCTGTGTTCGATTAATTCGGAATACAGCTCTAAAATTCAGTCAGGTCGTTTGTTGCCACTGAAGGTTGAGGCCCTTAGTGTTTCTGCCTTTGCGGAACTCATGGGTCAAAAAGTAAAATGGGAATCACAGTTTAAGGTCATGCCACTTTATGAAAAGCCTCTCCGATAA
- a CDS encoding fatty acid desaturase family protein produces the protein MQKLERLQNIVINRGIIIALVVVSLAQYFWTPTGALWILDVLFRAYLLFLCGVMGHEASHGVLGDTKLQNIWWGRISFIPIAVPNAQFRITHRYHHSFTNEDGKDPDLLLKMDHWWQFPGRALAMPHHWIMWLKNNSLLSQSVILEILLSYVVYFAIFGTISYFVGWERVLLGLVPAQILNSFLLWYPFAVKTHEGHEVGPQEVRSHDYHGALMYWFTLGLSMHRAHHMRPHLGWLQLRPYIKKGPVFKRDIIRL, from the coding sequence ATGCAAAAACTGGAACGCCTTCAAAATATCGTTATCAATCGTGGAATTATCATCGCTCTGGTGGTGGTTTCGCTTGCCCAATACTTCTGGACTCCAACCGGGGCCCTTTGGATTCTGGATGTCCTTTTTCGTGCTTACCTCCTTTTTTTATGTGGAGTAATGGGACACGAAGCTTCGCATGGAGTTTTAGGAGACACTAAACTTCAAAACATCTGGTGGGGGCGAATAAGCTTTATCCCTATCGCGGTTCCAAATGCTCAATTTCGAATCACTCATCGCTATCATCATTCATTTACTAATGAGGATGGAAAAGATCCGGATCTCTTATTAAAGATGGATCACTGGTGGCAGTTTCCGGGAAGGGCCCTTGCAATGCCTCACCACTGGATCATGTGGCTTAAAAACAATTCTTTGCTTTCTCAGTCGGTGATTTTAGAAATTCTTCTAAGCTACGTGGTCTACTTCGCTATTTTTGGAACTATTTCTTATTTCGTAGGATGGGAGCGCGTGCTCTTAGGACTCGTACCAGCGCAGATCCTGAATTCTTTTTTACTCTGGTACCCTTTCGCAGTTAAGACCCACGAAGGGCATGAAGTTGGACCACAGGAAGTACGCTCGCATGATTATCATGGAGCACTCATGTATTGGTTCACGCTCGGTCTTTCTATGCACCGAGCTCATCATATGAGGCCGCACTTGGGTTGGCTGCAGCTTCGTCCTTATATTAAAAAAGGACCGGTGTTTAAACGCGACATCATCCGATTATGA
- a CDS encoding TonB-dependent receptor: protein MKATVILPLALYASYSLAHETKLEEIEVIEHEETQGLVDFVPSVTKLTGAELTKKRQPSIGDTLSSEAGIQSTQFGPNASRPVIRGLDGDRVRILQNSLGTLDASTQSLDHAIPVDVLTIDQMEIVRGPMSLLYGASAVGGVVNLVTNRIHYNYEEGFFSKFLVQGETVNNGLSSAAHLNYGKDKWMFHVDGSTRNLGDTEIPGYARSSKLRQTDPQPNEAKDKLPNSFNQQDNIAVGVSKIFDRGYAGVSFNHFNTFYGSVADPEVSIDMTQNRFEFHGEYRPESSSIRKIKLKSAQSDYFHKELEGSETGTVFRNRGNETRLEGINKNGNVRGVSGIQTQIFNFSAKGEEAFLPTSDNTKLSLFTFQEIDYGKNALRFGARLENSDIKKKASDNFGPSDEKSYLGMNASLGHCYDFSKSNTLETSLSYTERAPNFQELYASGAHLATGIFEQGDSQLTKEKATAVEVTYKSRTDKNQFTASVYSQVFKNYIALNPTGVVDVDSGLFISEYDQVDALFYGLDLDNKSELKKTDKGAINLIGKFDFVRAKNTDDGSNLPRISPPRVTAGLEYATDKWTVDGEVQYVAEQTKTAPNETRTADYTLTNIGYSYNIVGNLTSLNLFARVRNLFDVEARNHVSTLKDIAPLPGRNFIAGAQFQF, encoded by the coding sequence ATGAAAGCTACTGTAATTTTACCTCTCGCTCTTTACGCCTCTTACTCACTTGCTCATGAAACAAAACTTGAAGAAATTGAAGTTATCGAACACGAAGAGACCCAAGGTCTCGTTGATTTCGTACCGAGTGTGACGAAGTTAACTGGTGCTGAACTTACAAAAAAACGTCAACCAAGTATTGGTGACACTCTCTCAAGTGAAGCAGGAATTCAAAGCACACAATTTGGACCGAACGCCAGCCGTCCGGTGATTCGTGGTCTTGATGGAGATCGCGTTCGTATTCTTCAAAACAGCCTTGGTACTCTGGATGCTTCAACTCAGAGTTTAGATCACGCTATTCCAGTAGATGTTTTGACGATTGATCAGATGGAAATCGTTCGCGGGCCAATGAGTCTTCTTTACGGAGCTTCAGCGGTGGGTGGTGTAGTGAATCTCGTGACCAATCGTATTCACTATAATTATGAAGAGGGCTTCTTCTCGAAGTTTCTTGTTCAAGGCGAGACTGTTAATAACGGTCTAAGCTCGGCCGCTCATTTGAACTACGGTAAAGATAAGTGGATGTTCCATGTTGATGGTTCAACCAGAAATCTAGGTGACACTGAAATTCCGGGATACGCTCGTTCAAGTAAACTTCGTCAGACGGATCCTCAACCGAACGAAGCGAAAGATAAACTTCCTAACAGTTTTAACCAACAGGACAACATAGCCGTTGGTGTTTCGAAGATTTTTGATCGCGGATACGCAGGTGTTTCATTTAATCACTTCAATACTTTTTACGGTTCAGTTGCTGATCCTGAAGTAAGTATTGATATGACTCAAAACCGTTTTGAATTTCACGGTGAATACCGTCCGGAGTCTTCTTCAATTCGTAAGATTAAATTGAAGTCGGCCCAGTCTGATTATTTCCATAAAGAGCTTGAAGGTTCTGAAACAGGAACCGTGTTCCGTAACCGCGGAAATGAAACTCGCCTCGAAGGTATTAACAAAAACGGGAATGTTCGTGGAGTTTCAGGGATTCAAACTCAAATCTTTAATTTCAGCGCTAAAGGTGAGGAAGCTTTCCTTCCGACTTCCGACAATACAAAGCTTTCTCTCTTCACTTTCCAGGAAATTGATTACGGGAAAAACGCGCTTCGTTTTGGTGCTCGTTTAGAAAACTCTGATATCAAGAAAAAAGCGTCTGACAACTTTGGCCCAAGTGATGAGAAGAGCTATCTGGGAATGAACGCTTCTCTAGGTCACTGTTATGATTTCTCTAAGTCAAATACACTTGAGACGTCTCTTTCATATACTGAGAGAGCGCCAAACTTCCAGGAACTCTATGCTAGTGGTGCTCACCTTGCGACTGGGATTTTTGAACAAGGGGATTCGCAGTTAACGAAAGAGAAGGCGACAGCAGTTGAAGTGACTTATAAAAGCCGTACGGACAAAAACCAATTCACGGCCAGTGTTTACTCTCAAGTATTCAAAAACTACATTGCTTTAAATCCTACCGGTGTAGTGGATGTAGATAGCGGTCTTTTTATCTCTGAATACGATCAAGTAGATGCTTTGTTCTACGGTCTTGATCTTGATAACAAGAGCGAGCTTAAAAAGACTGATAAAGGTGCCATTAACCTTATTGGTAAGTTTGACTTCGTTCGTGCAAAGAACACGGATGATGGTTCAAACCTTCCACGCATTTCTCCGCCAAGAGTAACTGCGGGTCTTGAGTACGCGACTGATAAGTGGACTGTGGATGGGGAAGTTCAGTACGTTGCTGAACAGACTAAGACAGCTCCAAACGAAACAAGAACTGCTGATTACACGCTGACAAACATTGGTTATAGCTACAATATCGTTGGAAACCTGACATCACTTAATCTCTTCGCACGCGTAAGAAACCTATTTGATGTGGAAGCACGTAACCACGTCTCAACGCTTAAAGATATTGCTCCACTTCCTGGACGCAACTTTATCGCAGGCGCTCAATTTCAATTCTAA
- a CDS encoding Fur family transcriptional regulator: MAMGKNCGHEHLTEAAAKDLLTEKGLNRTKVKIKILQILSESQKPLSVPEIHGKLDETCDVSTVFRSITQYKEKHLVHEVNLDEGFFRYELVQDKHDHHDHHHHHHHHVRCRVCGDIQSIEHCDLGPFEKAIAKLGFKDMEHRLEFTGVCSKCSKS; the protein is encoded by the coding sequence ATGGCCATGGGAAAAAATTGTGGACATGAACATTTAACTGAAGCGGCCGCTAAGGATCTACTGACCGAGAAGGGTCTCAATAGGACCAAGGTGAAGATCAAGATCCTTCAGATTCTTTCTGAATCTCAGAAGCCCCTGTCCGTTCCAGAAATTCACGGGAAACTGGATGAGACCTGTGACGTTTCAACCGTTTTCCGCAGTATCACTCAGTACAAAGAAAAGCACTTGGTCCACGAAGTAAATTTAGACGAAGGTTTCTTTCGTTATGAATTGGTTCAGGACAAGCATGATCATCACGATCATCATCACCATCACCACCATCATGTTCGTTGCCGCGTTTGCGGGGACATTCAGTCCATCGAACACTGTGATCTGGGCCCCTTTGAGAAGGCCATTGCAAAACTGGGTTTCAAAGATATGGAACACCGGCTTGAGTTCACCGGTGTTTGTTCCAAATGTTCTAAGTCTTAG
- a CDS encoding cation:proton antiporter, whose protein sequence is MKQILGGALLQLIMGALLKAFAPVSWGLEGLLGWSSYTVIGLFLMVGLQIHLKKFAKDLGLCAVLVLVTTLVPMVFFYYMGLGFGLDHLGSLTVAVVLTTTGTGVTIQTLLNLGMLHSRAGQFLTLVSALDDIPATMFMTYLLFQNKTEVVTTSGSGIELYLIAGAVVSFVFIHLVKNRWGLSLLFLIFSICVAKFLEGHHVSAVMGGLFAGFFLSFILGDKVDITEEPLDKMLKPLLPFYMIFIGMKLSPEILTSSRALIMSVSLVVVAVISKYVCTYYLMKKREDLSPKVISWGMVPRGIPGFAFASASVAGGLISQETFTILVLVVSVSTWIGLLGLEVTLRDKVLRHTT, encoded by the coding sequence ATGAAACAAATTCTTGGCGGGGCCCTCCTGCAACTCATCATGGGTGCTCTTTTGAAAGCGTTTGCTCCAGTATCTTGGGGGCTTGAAGGCCTTTTGGGGTGGAGTTCTTATACGGTCATCGGATTATTCTTGATGGTGGGACTTCAGATTCACCTGAAGAAATTTGCCAAGGACTTAGGACTTTGTGCCGTTCTGGTTCTAGTGACGACTTTGGTTCCCATGGTGTTTTTCTATTACATGGGCCTGGGATTTGGCCTGGATCACTTAGGGTCTCTCACGGTAGCGGTGGTTCTCACAACAACAGGCACCGGTGTTACCATTCAAACTCTTTTAAATCTTGGCATGCTTCATTCGCGGGCCGGCCAATTTCTAACTCTCGTTTCGGCCTTGGATGATATTCCGGCCACGATGTTTATGACTTACTTATTATTTCAAAATAAGACAGAGGTTGTGACGACCAGCGGTTCTGGCATTGAACTCTATCTGATTGCAGGCGCGGTGGTGAGTTTTGTGTTTATTCATCTCGTGAAGAATCGCTGGGGACTTTCGCTTTTATTTTTGATCTTCTCAATCTGTGTCGCAAAATTTCTAGAAGGTCATCATGTTTCGGCGGTGATGGGTGGGTTGTTTGCAGGATTTTTCTTGTCCTTCATCCTGGGTGATAAAGTGGATATCACTGAAGAACCACTGGATAAAATGCTAAAACCTCTTTTGCCTTTCTATATGATCTTCATCGGTATGAAACTTTCACCGGAAATTCTCACGAGTTCCCGTGCCCTTATTATGTCGGTGTCACTTGTCGTTGTGGCGGTGATTTCAAAATACGTTTGCACCTATTATCTCATGAAAAAGAGAGAGGACCTAAGTCCTAAAGTCATTTCATGGGGAATGGTTCCTCGGGGAATTCCGGGATTTGCTTTCGCTTCGGCATCAGTCGCGGGTGGACTTATCTCGCAGGAGACTTTTACGATTCTGGTGCTTGTGGTTTCAGTTTCAACCTGGATCGGTCTTCTTGGTCTTGAAGTCACACTAAGGGATAAAGTACTCCGCCACACCACCTAG